A window of the Poecile atricapillus isolate bPoeAtr1 chromosome 17, bPoeAtr1.hap1, whole genome shotgun sequence genome harbors these coding sequences:
- the PITPNC1 gene encoding cytoplasmic phosphatidylinositol transfer protein 1 → MLMKEYRICMPLTVEEYRIGQLYMISKHSHEQSDRGEGVEVVQNEPYEDPNHGNGQLTEKRVYLNSKLPSWARAVVPKIFYVTEKAWNYYPYTITEYTCSFLPKFSIHIETKYEDNKGSNDSIFDKEAKDLEREVCFIDIASDEIPERYYKESEDPKYFKSQKTGRGQLKEGWRETHQPIMCSYKLVTVKFEVWGLQTRVEQFVHKVVRDILLIGHRQAFAWVDEWYDMTMDDVREYEKNMHEKTNIKVCNQHSSTVDEIESHAKART, encoded by the exons TACAGAATTGGACAGCTGTACATGATCAGCAAGCACAGCCATGAGCAGAGTGACCGAGGGGAGGGTGTGGAAGTGGTGCAGAATGAACCCTATGAAGATCCCAACCATGGCAATGGGCAGCTAACAGAAAAACGTGTCTATCTCAACAG CAAACTGCCTAGCTGGGCTAGAGCAGTTGttcccaaaatattttatgttacAGAGAAGGCCTGGAATTATTATCCTTACACAATCACAG AATACACA TGTTCGTTTTTGCCTAAATTCTCCATTCATATAGAGACAAAATATGAGGACAACAAAGGAAGCAATGACAGT ATTTTTGACAAAGAAGCTAAAGATCTGGAGCGAGAAGTCTGCTTTATTGATATTGCCAGCGATGAGATTCCCGAGCGCTATTACAAGGAATCAGAG gATCCCAAATACTTCAAGTCACAGAAAACTGGGAGAGGCCAATTGAAAGAAGGCTGGAGAGAGACCCATCAGCCAATTATGTGTTCCTACAAACTTGTGACTGTGAAATTTGAAGTCTGGGGACTTCAAACCAGAGTAGAGCAATTTGTACACAAG GTGGTCAGAGACATCCTCCTGATCGGTCACCGGCAGGCGTTTGCCTGGGTGGATGAGTGGTATG ATATGACTATGGATGATGTTCGAGAATACGAGAAAAATATGCATGAAAAAACCAACATTAAAGTTTGCAACCAACATTCATCTACTGTGGATGAAATAGAGAGCCATGCCAAAGCAAGA